One stretch of Zingiber officinale cultivar Zhangliang chromosome 6B, Zo_v1.1, whole genome shotgun sequence DNA includes these proteins:
- the LOC121988679 gene encoding aldehyde dehydrogenase family 7 member A1-like: protein MGGFARKEYEFLSELGLGPRNPGCFVNGAWSGSGPVVASLNPTNNQVIAEVIEASIEDYEEGLRACADAAKIWMQIPAPKRGEIVRQIGEALRTKLQYLGRLVSLEMGKILPEGIGEVQEIIDMCDYAVGLSRQLNGSIIPSERPNHMMLEVWNPLGVVGVITAFNFPCAVLGWNACIALVCGNCVVWKGAPTTPLITIAMTEIVAQVLEKNNLPAAIFTSFCGGAEIGEAIARDTRIPLVSFTGSSKVGLLVQQNAHKRYGKCLLELSGNNAIIVMDDADIQLAVRSVLFAAVGTAGQRCTTCRRLLLHESVYQTFVEQLIEVYKQVKIGDPLEKGTLLGPLHTPTSKENFVKGIEVIKSQGGKILFGGSGIDSEGNFVQPTIVEIAPSAQVVKEELFGPVLYVMKFQTLNEAIEINNSVPQGLSSSIFTRKPEIIFKWIGPHGSDCGIVNVNIPTNGAEIGGAFGGEKATGGGREAGSDSWKQYMRRATCTINYGSELPLAQGINFG from the exons ATGGGCGGATTCGCGAGGAAGGAGTACGAGTTCCTCTCCGAGCTCGGCCTCGGGCCCCGCAATCCAGGATGCTTCGTGAACGGCGCCTGGAGCGGCAGCGGCCCCGTCGTCGCCTCCCTCAACCCCACCAACAACCAG GTCATTGCGGAGGTGATCGAGGCGTCCATTGAGGACTACGAGGAGGGCCTACGGGCTTGCGCTGATGCAGCTAAGATCTGGATGCAG ATTCCAGCTCCTAAAAGAGGAGAGATTGTTAGACAGATTGGCGAAGCTCTAAGAACAAAACTGCAATACCTTGGTAGACTTGTCTCCCTTGAGATGGGGAAGATACTTCCAGAAGGGATCGGTGAAGTTCAA GAAATCATTGACATGTGTGACTATGCTGTTGGGTTGAGCCGCCAGCTAAATGGATCTATCATACCATCTGAAC GTCCAAATCATATGATGCTGGAG GTGTGGAATCCTCTTGGAGTAGTGGGCGTCATTACAGCTTTCAATTTTCCATGTGCTGTGCTTG GATGGAATGCTTGCATCGCACTAGTCTGCGGAAACTGTGTGGTTTG GAAAGGTGCTCCTACAACACCATTGATCACTATTGCAATGactgagattgttgcacaagttCTAGAGAAGAACAATTTGCCAGCAGCAATTTTCACTTCATTTTGTGGAGGGGCTGAAATTGGTGAAGCAATAGCTCGTGACACAAGGATTCCTCTGGTCTCATTCACTGGAAGCTCCAAG GTTGGTCTCTTGGTTCAGCAGAATGCCCATAAAAGATATGGCAAATGCCTGCTTGAGCTCAGTGGAAATAATGCTATCATAGTCATGGATGATGCTGACATTCAGCTAGCTGTGCGGTCTGTTCTCTTTGCTGCTGTTGGTACAGCTGGACAACGTTGCACAACATGCCGTAGACTA CTTCTTCATGAAAGTGTTTACCAAACTTTTGTTGAACAATTGATTGAAGTCTATAAGCAAGTCAAAATTGGGGATCCATTGGAGAAGGGAACCTTATTAGGGCCATTACATACACCTACTTCAAAGGAGAACTTTGTGAAAGGTATTGAAGTCATTAAATCACAG GGTGGGAAAATCCTCTTTGGAGGGTCTGGTATTGACTCCGAAGGAAACTTTGTGCAACCTACCATTGTTGAGATTGCACCTAGTGCACAAGTAGTTAAAGAAGAATTATTTGGTCCTGTCTTATACGTAATGAAatttcag ACTTTAAATGAGGCAATTGAAATAAACAATTCGGTGCCACAAGGACTGAGCAGTTCTATATTCACTCGCAAGCCTGAGATTATCTTCAAGTGGATTGG ACCTCATGGCAGTGACTGTGGTATTGTCAACGTAAACATACCTACCAATGGTGCTGAAATTGGTGGAGCTTTTGGTGGTGAAAAGGCCACTGGAGGAGGTCGAGAAGCAGGAAGTGACTCATGGAAGCAATACATGCGGCGAGCAACCTG